Proteins from a single region of Pseudomonas sp. 10S4:
- the gorA gene encoding glutathione-disulfide reductase — MAYDFDLYVIGAGSGGVRAARFAAGFGAKVAVAESRYLGGTCVNVGCVPKKLLVYGAHFAEDFEQSSGFGWTPGEAKFDWATLIANKDREINRLNGIYRNLLVNSGVTLHEGHAKIIDPHTVEINGERHTAEHILIATGGWPQIPEIPGHEHAISSNQAFFLKELPKRVLVVGGGYIAVEFAGIFHGLGAETTLLYRGDLFLRGFDGAVRKHLQEELTKRGMDLQFNADIERIEKQADGSLKATLKDGRELEADCVFYATGRRPMLDNLGLENTGVKLDKKGFVEVNEQYQTAEPSILALGDVIGRVQLTPVALAEGKAVARRLFKPEQYRPVDYKMIPTAVFSLPNIGTVGLNEEEAREAGLDVVIYESRFRQMKLTLTECQERTLMKLVVDAKTDKVLGCHMVGPDAGEIVQGLAIALKAGATKRDFDETIGVHPTAAEEFVTMRTPVAS; from the coding sequence ATGGCCTACGATTTTGACCTTTATGTGATTGGCGCCGGTTCTGGCGGCGTGCGGGCTGCGCGATTTGCAGCCGGTTTTGGCGCAAAAGTCGCCGTGGCTGAAAGCCGCTACTTGGGTGGCACCTGTGTGAACGTCGGCTGCGTGCCGAAAAAACTGCTGGTCTACGGCGCACACTTCGCCGAAGACTTCGAGCAGTCTTCCGGTTTCGGCTGGACGCCTGGCGAGGCGAAGTTCGATTGGGCGACGCTAATCGCCAACAAGGACCGCGAGATCAATCGCCTGAACGGCATCTATCGCAACCTGCTGGTCAACAGCGGCGTGACCTTGCATGAGGGGCACGCCAAGATCATCGACCCGCATACCGTCGAGATCAACGGCGAACGCCACACCGCCGAACACATCCTGATTGCTACCGGCGGCTGGCCGCAAATTCCGGAGATTCCGGGACACGAGCACGCAATCAGTTCCAATCAGGCGTTCTTCCTCAAGGAACTGCCGAAGCGCGTTCTGGTGGTGGGTGGCGGTTACATCGCGGTGGAATTCGCCGGGATCTTCCACGGCCTGGGTGCTGAGACCACGTTGTTGTATCGCGGCGATCTGTTCTTGCGCGGCTTCGATGGCGCGGTGCGCAAGCACTTGCAGGAAGAACTCACCAAGCGCGGCATGGACTTGCAGTTCAACGCGGACATCGAGCGCATCGAGAAGCAGGCCGACGGCAGCCTGAAAGCGACGCTCAAGGATGGTCGTGAACTGGAGGCTGATTGCGTGTTCTACGCCACGGGTCGACGTCCGATGCTGGACAACCTCGGGCTGGAGAACACCGGCGTCAAACTCGACAAGAAAGGTTTCGTCGAAGTGAATGAGCAGTATCAGACCGCCGAGCCGTCGATTCTGGCGTTGGGTGATGTGATCGGTCGCGTGCAACTGACTCCGGTGGCGCTGGCCGAAGGCAAGGCTGTTGCGCGACGCTTGTTCAAGCCAGAGCAGTATCGCCCGGTGGATTACAAGATGATCCCGACGGCCGTGTTCAGCTTGCCGAACATCGGCACCGTCGGTCTGAACGAAGAAGAAGCCCGGGAAGCCGGGCTCGATGTGGTGATCTATGAAAGCCGTTTCCGGCAGATGAAGCTGACCCTGACTGAATGTCAGGAACGCACGCTGATGAAACTGGTGGTGGACGCCAAGACCGACAAGGTTCTGGGCTGCCACATGGTCGGCCCCGACGCCGGCGAGATCGTGCAGGGTCTGGCAATTGCCTTGAAGGCGGGTGCCACCAAGCGCGACTTCGACGAAACCATCGGCGTGCATCCAACGGCCGCCGAAGAGTTCGTTACCATGCGTACGCCGGTCGCGAGTTAA
- a CDS encoding DNA-binding protein, whose translation MARGGVNKAVVQAARLAILARGENPSIDAVRIEMGNTGSKTTIHRYLKELDGGPERAEETSEPIDDELAGLVSRLAQRLKEQAQEPIDQAREQFDRQRKALETQLDEAREANTELHQQYEIQSLALTQESDALLETRSMLQTEQTRNAGLNQALSDFELRLKDKDEQIRSLEEKHLHARDALEHYRNAVKEQREQEQRRHEGQVQQIQMELRQAQQSALVRQDEITQLHRDNERLLTENRGTLRELSLLQEQLKQANSRQDQLLEQANRVDSERTLLQERLRIALLESQALKQNVDEQSQINQSLEIELAKTQASLDESVRLAAVVATAPDTAKDD comes from the coding sequence ATGGCTCGTGGCGGTGTAAATAAAGCAGTGGTGCAAGCGGCACGTTTGGCGATCCTCGCCCGTGGCGAAAACCCAAGCATCGACGCAGTACGGATCGAGATGGGCAATACAGGCTCGAAAACCACAATTCATCGCTATCTAAAGGAGCTGGATGGCGGCCCGGAGCGTGCTGAAGAGACGTCCGAACCCATCGATGATGAGCTGGCAGGATTGGTTTCGCGCCTAGCGCAACGCCTGAAAGAGCAAGCGCAAGAACCCATCGACCAAGCGCGCGAGCAGTTTGATCGCCAACGAAAAGCGCTGGAAACACAGCTCGATGAAGCCCGCGAGGCGAACACCGAACTGCACCAGCAATACGAGATTCAAAGCCTGGCACTGACGCAGGAATCCGATGCGCTGTTGGAAACCCGCTCGATGCTGCAGACCGAGCAGACCCGCAATGCGGGGCTGAATCAGGCGCTGTCCGATTTCGAGTTACGCTTGAAAGACAAGGACGAGCAGATCCGCTCCCTCGAAGAAAAACACCTGCACGCCCGCGATGCGCTTGAACACTATCGCAATGCCGTCAAGGAACAGCGCGAGCAGGAACAGCGCCGTCACGAAGGCCAGGTACAACAAATTCAGATGGAATTGCGTCAGGCCCAGCAAAGCGCCCTCGTCCGCCAGGATGAGATCACGCAGTTGCACCGCGACAACGAACGCTTGCTGACCGAAAACCGCGGAACGCTGCGAGAGCTGAGCCTGTTGCAGGAGCAACTCAAGCAAGCCAACAGTCGGCAGGATCAACTGCTGGAGCAAGCCAACCGCGTCGACAGTGAACGCACCCTCCTCCAGGAACGCTTGCGCATTGCCCTGCTGGAAAGTCAGGCGCTCAAGCAGAACGTCGACGAGCAGTCGCAGATCAATCAGTCATTGGAAATCGAATTGGCGAAGACCCAGGCCAGCCTGGATGAAAGCGTGCGTCTGGCGGCGGTCGTTGCGACCGCGCCAGACACAGCGAAGGACGATTAA
- a CDS encoding site-specific integrase, with product MTDLDRYLQAATRDNTRRSYRAAIEHFEVSWGGFLPATSDSVARYLVAHAGLLSINTLKLRLSALAQWHNSQGFADPTKAPVVRQVFKGIRALHPAQEKQAEPLQLQHLEQVVAWLEQEAQTARADGDQPGLLRARRDMALILLGFWRGFRSDELCRLQIEHVKAIAQSGITLYLPRSKSDRENLGKTFQTPALQRLCPVQAYIDWITEAALVRGPVFRGIDRWGNLSEEGLHANSVIPLLRQALERAGIPAEHYTSHSLRRGFATWAHQSGWDLKSLMSYVGWKDMKSAMRYVEASPFLGMTPLAEKSIGAAQ from the coding sequence ATGACCGATCTGGATCGCTACCTGCAAGCCGCCACCCGCGACAACACTCGTCGTAGCTACCGGGCGGCCATCGAGCACTTCGAAGTCAGTTGGGGCGGGTTCCTGCCGGCGACCAGCGACAGCGTTGCGCGCTATCTCGTCGCGCATGCAGGCCTGTTGTCGATCAATACCCTGAAGCTGCGCCTCTCGGCATTGGCGCAATGGCACAACAGCCAGGGCTTTGCCGATCCGACCAAGGCGCCGGTGGTGCGTCAGGTGTTCAAGGGCATTCGCGCGTTGCACCCGGCGCAAGAGAAACAGGCCGAGCCGTTGCAGCTTCAACACTTGGAGCAAGTGGTGGCCTGGCTTGAGCAGGAAGCGCAAACCGCCCGTGCTGACGGTGATCAGCCCGGGTTGCTAAGAGCGAGGCGCGACATGGCGCTGATCCTGCTGGGCTTCTGGCGTGGCTTTCGCAGTGATGAGCTGTGCCGCTTGCAGATCGAACACGTGAAAGCCATCGCTCAGTCGGGTATCACGCTCTATCTGCCGCGCAGCAAGAGCGATCGGGAAAACCTCGGCAAGACTTTCCAGACCCCGGCGTTGCAGCGTTTGTGCCCGGTGCAGGCCTACATCGACTGGATCACCGAAGCCGCGTTGGTCCGTGGGCCGGTGTTCCGTGGCATTGACCGTTGGGGCAACTTGAGCGAGGAGGGCTTGCACGCCAACAGCGTGATTCCATTACTGCGCCAGGCGCTGGAGCGTGCCGGCATCCCCGCCGAGCACTACACCAGCCACTCCTTGCGGCGCGGCTTTGCGACCTGGGCTCACCAGAGCGGTTGGGATTTGAAGTCGTTGATGAGTTACGTGGGCTGGAAGGATATGAAGTCCGCCATGCGCTATGTTGAGGCCAGCCCGTTTCTCGGGATGACGCCACTCGCGGAAAAATCCATTGGCGCTGCTCAGTAA
- the ahpC gene encoding alkyl hydroperoxide reductase subunit C has product MPIINSQVKPFKATAYKNGDFVQVSDADLKGKWSVVFFYPADFTFVCPTELEDLADNYSAFQKLGVEIYSVSTDTHFAHAAWHNTSPAIGKIQYTMIGDPTHAISRNFDVLIEEVGLADRGTFVINPEGQIKIVELNDGGVGRDASELLRKIKAAQYVAAHPGEVCPAKWKEGEATLAPSLDLVGKI; this is encoded by the coding sequence ATGCCTATCATCAACAGCCAAGTTAAACCGTTCAAAGCTACCGCCTACAAAAATGGCGACTTCGTACAAGTGTCGGATGCTGACCTGAAAGGCAAGTGGTCTGTCGTGTTCTTCTACCCAGCTGACTTCACCTTCGTTTGCCCGACCGAACTGGAAGACCTGGCTGACAACTACTCCGCGTTCCAGAAACTGGGCGTCGAGATCTACAGCGTTTCTACTGACACCCACTTTGCTCACGCTGCCTGGCACAACACTTCGCCAGCTATCGGCAAAATCCAGTACACCATGATCGGCGACCCGACCCACGCCATCTCCCGCAACTTCGATGTGCTGATCGAAGAAGTTGGTCTGGCTGACCGCGGCACCTTCGTGATCAACCCAGAAGGCCAGATCAAAATCGTCGAACTGAACGACGGCGGTGTTGGCCGCGACGCTTCCGAGCTGCTGCGCAAAATCAAGGCTGCTCAGTACGTTGCTGCTCACCCAGGCGAAGTGTGCCCAGCCAAATGGAAAGAAGGCGAGGCCACTCTGGCTCCGTCCCTGGACCTGGTCGGCAAGATCTAA
- the ahpF gene encoding alkyl hydroperoxide reductase subunit F, producing MLDANLKAQLKSYLERVTQPIEIVASLDDGAKSQEMHELLKEVASLSTQITLLDNGDDARKPSFSINRPGADISLRFAGIPMGHEFTSLVLALLQVGGHPSKASVEVIEQIRSLKGQFSFETYFSLSCQNCPDVVQALNLMAVLNPNIHHVAIDGALFQAEVDDRKIMAVPSIYLNGEIFGQGRMGLEEILAKIDTSGAELQAEKISAKEAFDVLIVGGGPAGASAAIYAARKGIRTGVAAERFGGQVLDTMAIENFISVQETEGPKLASALEEHVKQYDVDIMNLQRATALIPAKNVGELHEVRFESGASLKTKALILATGARWREMGVPGEQQYKAKGVCFCPHCDGPLFKGKRVAVIGGGNSGVEAAIDLAGIVSHVTLLEFDSKLRADAVLQRKLYSLPNVNVITSALTSEVKGDGEKVTGLVYKDRDSGEFNTVELEGIFVQIGLLPNTDWLKGTVELSPRGEIIVDARGETSLPGVFAAGDVTTVPYKQIVIAVGEGAKASLSAFDHLIRTSAPA from the coding sequence ATGTTGGACGCCAATCTTAAAGCCCAGTTGAAATCGTACCTGGAACGGGTCACCCAACCGATCGAGATCGTCGCCTCCCTCGACGACGGTGCGAAATCCCAGGAAATGCACGAACTGCTGAAAGAAGTTGCCAGTCTTTCTACTCAAATTACCTTGCTCGATAACGGTGACGATGCACGTAAGCCATCGTTCTCGATCAACCGCCCGGGTGCCGATATCAGCCTGCGTTTTGCCGGCATCCCGATGGGTCACGAATTCACCTCGTTGGTGTTGGCCTTGCTGCAAGTCGGCGGCCACCCTTCGAAAGCCAGCGTTGAAGTGATCGAACAGATCCGCTCGCTCAAAGGCCAGTTCAGCTTCGAGACTTACTTCTCGCTGTCCTGCCAGAACTGCCCGGACGTGGTCCAGGCGCTGAACCTGATGGCCGTGCTCAACCCGAACATCCACCACGTCGCCATCGACGGTGCGTTGTTCCAGGCCGAAGTCGACGATCGCAAGATCATGGCGGTGCCAAGTATCTACCTGAACGGCGAAATCTTCGGTCAGGGCCGCATGGGCCTGGAAGAAATCCTCGCCAAGATCGACACCAGCGGTGCCGAGCTTCAGGCCGAGAAGATCAGCGCCAAAGAAGCCTTTGACGTGTTGATCGTCGGCGGTGGCCCGGCCGGTGCTTCGGCTGCGATCTACGCTGCCCGTAAAGGCATTCGTACCGGCGTGGCCGCTGAGCGTTTTGGTGGGCAGGTGCTGGACACCATGGCCATCGAGAACTTCATCTCCGTGCAGGAAACCGAAGGGCCGAAACTGGCCAGCGCCCTGGAAGAACACGTCAAACAATACGACGTCGACATCATGAACCTGCAACGCGCTACTGCGCTGATCCCGGCGAAGAATGTCGGCGAGTTGCATGAAGTTCGCTTCGAAAGCGGTGCCAGCCTGAAGACCAAGGCGCTGATCCTTGCCACCGGCGCCCGCTGGCGCGAAATGGGTGTGCCGGGCGAGCAGCAATACAAAGCCAAAGGCGTTTGCTTCTGCCCACACTGCGACGGCCCGCTGTTCAAGGGCAAACGTGTGGCGGTGATTGGCGGCGGTAACTCCGGCGTTGAAGCGGCCATCGACCTGGCCGGCATCGTCAGCCACGTCACGCTGCTGGAATTCGACAGCAAGCTGCGCGCCGACGCTGTGCTGCAACGCAAACTGTACAGCCTGCCGAACGTCAACGTCATCACCAGCGCGCTGACCAGCGAAGTGAAAGGTGACGGGGAGAAAGTGACCGGTCTGGTCTACAAGGATCGCGATTCGGGTGAGTTCAACACGGTCGAGCTGGAAGGGATCTTTGTGCAGATCGGTTTGCTGCCTAACACCGACTGGCTTAAAGGCACCGTCGAATTGTCGCCGCGTGGCGAGATCATCGTCGATGCTCGTGGTGAAACCTCATTGCCGGGCGTGTTCGCTGCCGGTGACGTGACCACCGTGCCGTACAAGCAGATCGTGATTGCAGTGGGCGAGGGTGCCAAGGCTTCCCTGAGCGCATTCGATCACCTGATCCGGACCTCGGCCCCGGCTTAA
- the gloA gene encoding lactoylglutathione lyase, with protein sequence MSLHELNTFPGVTAQPDTATQKFVFNHTMLRVKDITKSLDFYTRILGFSLVEKRDFPEAEFSLYFLALVDKNQIPADAAARTEWMKSIPGILELTHNHGTENDPEFAYHNGNTDPRGFGHICISVPDIRAACERFEALGCDFQKRLNDGRMKSLAFIKDPDAYWVEIIQPAPM encoded by the coding sequence ATGAGCCTGCACGAATTGAACACCTTCCCGGGCGTGACTGCCCAACCTGACACCGCCACTCAGAAGTTCGTCTTCAACCACACCATGCTGCGGGTCAAGGACATCACCAAGTCGCTGGATTTCTACACGCGCATCCTCGGTTTCTCGCTGGTTGAAAAGCGCGACTTCCCGGAAGCCGAATTCAGTCTGTACTTCCTGGCGCTGGTCGATAAAAACCAGATCCCGGCCGACGCCGCCGCACGTACCGAGTGGATGAAATCGATTCCCGGCATTCTGGAGCTGACCCACAACCACGGCACCGAGAACGATCCGGAATTCGCCTACCACAACGGCAACACCGACCCGCGTGGCTTCGGTCATATCTGCATCTCAGTGCCGGACATTCGTGCAGCATGCGAGCGTTTTGAAGCACTGGGTTGTGATTTCCAGAAGCGTTTGAACGATGGCCGGATGAAGAGCCTGGCGTTTATCAAGGACCCGGATGCTTACTGGGTTGAGATCATTCAGCCAGCGCCGATGTAA
- a CDS encoding DUF4946 domain-containing protein, whose protein sequence is MIRPFKSLFVFMGLFALATAAQADTPSIAWPSGWEVEAVAPNDTTPQVSRQRAVKNDADGNQVLVMELTMTQVESGHQVNLQGVLLEMRKSVQKDFFQGGYQSVCNKIHPATLSQLPALETTCTVTQNGRHVLSQTLVAAVEADKAYVLSYAGQAEVYKASQDEIQAARNSLKL, encoded by the coding sequence ATGATCCGACCGTTCAAATCGCTGTTCGTTTTCATGGGTTTGTTTGCACTGGCCACTGCGGCGCAAGCAGACACCCCGAGCATTGCCTGGCCAAGTGGCTGGGAGGTGGAGGCCGTAGCGCCCAATGACACCACGCCGCAGGTATCCCGCCAACGCGCGGTGAAAAACGATGCCGATGGCAACCAGGTATTGGTGATGGAGCTGACGATGACCCAAGTCGAAAGCGGCCATCAGGTGAATTTACAGGGCGTGTTGCTGGAGATGCGCAAGTCGGTGCAGAAGGACTTCTTCCAGGGCGGCTATCAAAGTGTCTGCAACAAGATTCACCCGGCCACGTTGAGTCAACTGCCAGCACTTGAAACCACTTGTACGGTTACCCAGAACGGTCGACACGTGCTGTCGCAAACATTGGTCGCTGCGGTGGAGGCGGACAAGGCCTATGTTCTTTCCTATGCCGGGCAAGCTGAGGTTTATAAGGCAAGTCAGGACGAAATACAGGCTGCCCGTAACAGCTTGAAACTGTAG
- a CDS encoding histone-like nucleoid-structuring protein, MvaT/MvaU family, whose product MSRLAEFRAAEKALQEQLKQLESLKNDAGLKKEIEFEEKLQGLMKTYGKSLRDIVAILDPNPSKSGLQQAAPKTRRARVVKVYHNPHTGELIETKGGNHRGLKAWKEQYGAATVDSWLRG is encoded by the coding sequence TTGTCCAGACTCGCTGAATTTCGTGCCGCTGAAAAGGCCCTTCAAGAACAGCTCAAGCAGCTGGAGTCCCTGAAGAACGATGCCGGGCTCAAGAAAGAAATCGAATTCGAAGAAAAGCTCCAGGGGCTGATGAAAACCTACGGCAAGAGCCTGCGCGACATCGTCGCCATCCTCGACCCGAACCCGTCAAAGTCGGGGCTTCAACAGGCCGCGCCTAAAACCCGTCGCGCCCGTGTGGTCAAGGTCTATCACAACCCGCACACAGGTGAACTGATTGAAACCAAGGGCGGCAACCACCGTGGCCTGAAAGCCTGGAAGGAGCAGTACGGTGCAGCTACCGTTGATTCCTGGTTGCGCGGCTAA
- a CDS encoding DMT family transporter produces MSSYEQNPTKPSDVPVYLKLAAVTMIWGGTFVAGRFLGGSLSPLFAASLRFLLASIALLLFVWLAQVQLLRPSLRQWLQLALLGFFGIFFYNLCFFYGLHYINASRASLIVALNPAVIGLASWLLFKERLGRAKVAGIVICIAGASIVIVSRNPQLLATNADAWIGDLLIFGCVLSWGVYSLFSRELNQTLGPVQTVTYSILLGTAMLWATSALRGELSVDTLVSLGPQQWLSLMYLGVLGSALAYIGYYDGIRKIGATRSGVFIALNPLTAVILGALLLGEQLTLTMCLGGGLILTGIYLCNKPLAPSTKKGI; encoded by the coding sequence ATGAGTAGCTATGAGCAAAACCCGACAAAGCCGTCGGATGTGCCGGTTTACCTGAAGCTGGCAGCGGTGACCATGATCTGGGGCGGGACCTTTGTCGCCGGGCGCTTCCTGGGCGGCAGTCTCAGTCCGTTGTTTGCCGCCAGCCTGCGATTTTTGCTCGCCAGCATCGCGTTGTTGCTGTTTGTGTGGCTGGCCCAGGTGCAGCTGCTGCGACCAAGCCTGAGGCAATGGTTACAATTGGCATTGCTGGGATTTTTCGGCATCTTCTTCTACAACCTGTGCTTCTTTTACGGGCTGCATTACATCAACGCGTCACGGGCGTCGTTGATCGTGGCGTTGAATCCGGCGGTGATTGGCTTGGCGTCGTGGCTACTGTTCAAGGAACGCTTGGGCCGGGCGAAAGTGGCTGGAATTGTGATCTGTATCGCCGGGGCCAGTATCGTGATCGTCAGCCGAAATCCGCAATTGCTGGCGACCAATGCCGATGCGTGGATCGGCGATCTGCTGATTTTCGGCTGCGTCCTGAGTTGGGGCGTTTACTCGCTGTTTTCCAGGGAACTGAATCAAACATTGGGGCCGGTGCAGACGGTGACCTACTCGATTTTGTTGGGCACGGCGATGCTCTGGGCGACCAGTGCGCTGCGGGGCGAACTGAGTGTGGATACGCTTGTCAGCCTCGGCCCGCAACAATGGCTGAGCCTGATGTACCTCGGCGTGCTCGGCTCGGCGCTGGCCTATATTGGCTACTACGACGGCATCCGCAAGATCGGCGCGACCCGCTCGGGCGTGTTCATTGCCCTGAATCCGCTGACCGCCGTGATCCTCGGCGCGTTGCTGTTGGGCGAGCAACTGACATTGACCATGTGCCTGGGCGGCGGGCTGATTTTGACGGGGATTTACCTGTGCAACAAACCGCTTGCGCCGTCCACGAAAAAGGGGATTTGA
- the hppD gene encoding 4-hydroxyphenylpyruvate dioxygenase, which translates to MADLYENPMGLMGFEFIEFASPTPNTLEPIFEIMGFSKVATHRSKDVHLYRQGQINLILNNEPHSVASYFAAEHGPSVCGMAFRVKNAQQAFARALELGAQPIHIETGPMELNLPAIKGIGGAPLYLIDRFGEGSSIYDIDFVFIEGVDRNPEGAGLKIIDHLTHNVYRGRMAYWANFYEKLFNFREIRYFDIKGEYTGLTSKAMTAPDGMIRIPLNEESSKGAGQIEEFLMQFNGEGIQHVAFLSDNLIDTWDRLKKIGMRFMTAPPETYYEMLEGRLPNHGEPVDQLQMRGILLDGSSESGDKRLLLQIFSETLMGPVFFEFIQRKGDDGFGEGNFKALFESIERDQVRRGVLATE; encoded by the coding sequence ATGGCAGATTTATACGAAAACCCAATGGGCCTGATGGGCTTTGAATTCATTGAGTTTGCATCGCCGACCCCGAACACCCTGGAGCCGATCTTCGAGATCATGGGCTTCAGCAAGGTCGCGACCCACCGCTCCAAAGACGTGCACCTGTATCGCCAGGGCCAGATCAACCTGATCCTCAACAACGAACCTCACAGCGTTGCTTCGTATTTCGCGGCCGAGCACGGTCCGTCGGTGTGCGGCATGGCGTTCCGCGTCAAGAATGCCCAGCAGGCGTTTGCCCGTGCCCTGGAACTCGGCGCCCAGCCGATTCATATCGAAACCGGCCCGATGGAACTGAACCTGCCGGCGATCAAAGGCATCGGCGGCGCGCCGCTGTACCTGATCGACCGTTTCGGCGAAGGCAGCTCGATCTACGACATCGACTTCGTGTTCATCGAAGGCGTGGACCGCAACCCGGAAGGGGCTGGCCTGAAGATCATCGATCACCTGACTCACAACGTGTATCGCGGTCGCATGGCCTACTGGGCCAACTTCTACGAGAAGCTGTTCAACTTCCGCGAAATCCGTTACTTCGACATCAAGGGCGAATACACCGGCCTGACCTCCAAGGCGATGACCGCGCCGGATGGCATGATCCGCATCCCGTTGAACGAAGAATCGTCCAAGGGCGCCGGGCAGATCGAAGAGTTCCTGATGCAGTTCAACGGCGAAGGCATCCAGCACGTTGCGTTCCTCAGCGACAACTTGATCGACACCTGGGATCGCCTGAAGAAAATCGGCATGCGCTTCATGACCGCGCCGCCAGAAACCTACTACGAAATGCTCGAAGGCCGTTTGCCGAACCACGGTGAGCCGGTCGATCAACTGCAAATGCGCGGGATCCTGCTGGACGGTTCGTCCGAGTCGGGCGACAAGCGTCTGTTGCTGCAGATCTTCTCGGAAACCCTGATGGGGCCAGTGTTCTTCGAATTCATCCAGCGTAAAGGCGATGATGGCTTCGGCGAAGGCAACTTCAAGGCGTTGTTCGAATCGATTGAGCGGGACCAGGTGCGTCGCGGTGTGCTCGCTACCGAGTAA
- a CDS encoding aldo/keto reductase — protein sequence MSYRTLGHSGLQVSTLTLGTMMFGEQTSTEDSLRIIDKAWDQGINFIDTADVYTGGRSEEIVGEAIAGNRHEWVLATKVGFGPVDGVPNRSGLSRKHLFNGIDASLTRLGTDYVDIYYLHREDHSTPLEVTISAIGDLIRQGKIRYWGLSNYRGWRIAEVIRVADKLGVDRPVISQPLYNIVNRQAETEQITAAHAYGLGVVPYSPLARGVLSGKYAPDVKPDANSRAGRQDKRILETEWRVESLRIAQQIQQYTQGRDVGIVEFAIAWVLNNSAVTSAIVGPRTEEQWDAYTKAQAVKITAEDEAFIDSLVTPGHSSTPGFNDVSHFVSGRKPRNT from the coding sequence ATGAGTTACCGCACACTGGGTCATTCGGGGTTGCAGGTGTCCACCCTGACCTTGGGCACCATGATGTTCGGCGAACAGACCAGCACCGAAGATTCCCTGCGGATCATCGACAAGGCCTGGGACCAGGGCATCAATTTCATCGACACCGCCGACGTCTATACCGGCGGCCGCTCTGAAGAAATCGTCGGTGAAGCCATTGCCGGCAACCGTCACGAATGGGTACTCGCCACCAAGGTCGGTTTCGGCCCCGTGGACGGCGTGCCGAACCGCAGCGGCCTGAGCCGCAAGCACCTGTTCAACGGCATCGACGCCAGCCTGACGCGTCTGGGCACCGACTATGTCGACATCTATTACCTGCACCGCGAAGACCACAGCACGCCGCTGGAAGTGACGATCTCGGCCATCGGCGACCTGATTCGCCAAGGCAAGATCCGCTACTGGGGCCTGTCCAACTACCGTGGCTGGCGCATCGCCGAAGTGATCCGCGTGGCCGACAAACTCGGCGTCGATCGGCCGGTGATCAGCCAACCGCTGTACAACATCGTCAATCGCCAGGCTGAGACCGAGCAGATTACCGCGGCTCACGCCTATGGCTTGGGTGTTGTGCCTTACAGTCCACTGGCCCGCGGCGTGCTCAGCGGCAAATACGCACCGGACGTGAAGCCGGACGCCAACAGCCGCGCCGGGCGTCAGGACAAACGCATCCTCGAAACCGAATGGCGCGTTGAATCGCTGCGCATTGCCCAGCAAATCCAGCAATACACCCAGGGGCGTGACGTAGGCATCGTCGAATTCGCCATCGCCTGGGTGTTGAACAACAGCGCCGTGACCTCGGCCATCGTCGGGCCGCGCACTGAGGAACAATGGGACGCATACACCAAGGCCCAAGCGGTGAAGATCACGGCAGAAGATGAGGCGTTTATCGATTCGCTGGTAACGCCTGGGCACTCCTCGACACCGGGATTCAATGACGTGAGCCACTTCGTGTCCGGCCGTAAACCCCGCAATACCTGA